The window ACAGCCCATTTCTCTAAATAGCGCAGGCCAGGCGTAGTTTTACGGGTATCTAAGATTTTTGTTTTGGTAGCTTTCAGTAAAGCAACAATGTGATTCGTTTTAGTAGCAATGCCACTCATACGTTGCATGCAATTTAACACCAAACGCTCGGCAATCAGGATTGCATGGGTACTTCCGGAAACGGTAAGCGCAATATCGCCAACTTTAACTGCATCGCCGTCGTGCAACAATACATCAACTTTTAATTCAGCATCTACCTCCTTAAAAATGGCTAAAGCAAGCTCTATCCCTGCCAATATACCATCTTCTTTAATAATCAGTTTTGCTTTTCCCTGTGTGCCCGAAGGAATGGTTGATAAGGAGGTATGATCACCATCGCCAACATCTTCAGTAAGGGCGTTTTTTATGAATTGATGTATAAGTTGAGTATCCAAAATGTAGATTTTAATGTCGCAAAAATAAGAATTATTTGTTAGCAGACAATTTACTGATGGATATAAAGATATTCTGAATGGTTGAAAGCAGGAATTTAATCCTTGGCTGGCTCAATTCTCAGCTCAGTAATAGAAAACGCAGTATTAAACTTTTTCATGGTAATCGAAACCCTGAAAGTTTCTTTGGGGGTACTCAAAATAACTACGCCAAAACGGTAATTGGGGTTGGTATTAATTTTATGAAAAATACTTGTTTTGGTGGGCGGATGCTTGATAAAAAAGTCTCTTAAAATCTGTTCACCCTGTGCTTTTGAGTATACATCTTCTTCATCAACAATAATCAGTTCGATGGTAGAGGCAAAATTTTTGGCAATTTCTTTCGCATTGCCCGCCTTAAAATACGACGACAAATCATCAATAATATCAGCCTGCATAGCTGTGGGACGGTATAATGATGATAAACTAAAGATTAATAAGAATAAGCTCCGGATCATTTCTGTATTTTATACAGAAGCGTACAGCTAAAATTATGCCATTAGCATATCAAAAAAAGGATTTCTTAATTTGTATAACATCCAATAAAGTTATATTTGCCATATAAACAAAACACTAAAACAGGTTTAAGGTAAAAATGTTTTAAGCTGATCAATAATTTTTTAAATAAAGATGGTAAACAATAAAAAACTCGCGCTTATAATTCTAGATGGTTGGGGCTACGGAAAACAAGATAATTCTGATGCTGCCTATGCTGCTAACACTCCTTTTTTCGATTCGTTATTACAGAATTATCCAAATTCTAAGCTTGAAGCATCTGGTGAGGCCGTAGGTTTACCAGCCGGACAAATGGGAAACTCGGAAGTGGGTCACATGAATTTAGGTGCCGGCCGCGTGGTTTACCAGGAACTGGGCAGAATAAACAAAGCAATTGCCGACCGCGAGCTGCACAACAGCCCTGTTTTAGTAAACGCATTCGATTACGCTAAAAAGAACAACAAAGCAGTGCATTTTATCGGTTTGGTATCAAACGGTGGTGTACATGCACATATCGAACATTTAAAAGCACTTTGCGATGCTGCGAACGAATCGACCGTAAAAAGTTATGTACACGCCTTTTTAGATGGCCGCGATACTGACCCGAACTCAGGTTTAGGTTTTATTGCCGATTTACAAAACCACATTCAAAATACAGGTGCCAAATTAGCTACTTTAGTTGGCCGTTATTACGCTATGGACCGCGACAACCGTTGGGAACGTGTTAAACAGGCTTATGATGTAATGGTTAACGGTATTGGCGAAAAAACACAGGATGCTTTGGCTGCCATCAAAAAATCGTACGATGAAAATATTACCGACGAGTTCTTAAAACCTGTTGTACTTACACAGGATAACGGTGCTCCGGTAGCTACTATCCAACCTGATGACGTAGTGATTTGCTTTAACTTCCGTACGGATAGAGGTCGTGAAATTACCACTGCGCTAACGCAAAAAGATTTCCCTGAGCAACAAATGCACAAACTGCCATTGTATTATGTAACCATGACTACGTATGATGAAAGTTTTGAAAAAGTAAATGTAATTTTCACCAAAGATGACCTGACCAAAACCATTGGCGAAGTTTTGGCCGATAACAATAAAAACCAGATCCGGATTGCTGAAACAGAAAAGTATCCACACGTTACTTTCTTTTTCTCTGGAGGCAGGGAAGCTGAATTTGCAAACGAAAAACGCATTTTAATTCCTTCGCCAAAAGTGGCAACCTACGATTTACAGCCAGAAATGAGCGCTGCAGGAATTACCGATGCCATTACCAAAGAAATGGAAACCGGTTGGGCAGATTTTATCTGTTTAAATTTTGCAAACCCTGATATGGTTGGTCATACCGGTGTTTTCGAAGCTGTAGTAAAAGCAGTAGAAACTGCCGATAAGTGTGCAGAAACTGTAGTCAAAACCGGACTTGCAAATGGCTATTCATTTATCCTTTTGGCAGATCATGGCAACTCAGAATATATGGTAAATGGCGATGGCTCTGTTAACACTGCCCACACGACTAATCTGGTTCCATGTATTTTAATCGATAATGACTACAAAACCATTGCTGACGGTAAACTAGGCGACATCGCCCCTACTGTCTTAAGGATTTTAGGTGTTGACATTCCTGCAGAAATGACTGGAAACGTTTTAGTATAATGACTAAAAAACGATATATCGCGGTATTTGCCTTGGCTTTGCTTTCCTGTAACCAACGGAAAGCTGCCGAAGCAAATACCAGCTTTTTATATTTTGATATTAAGGGGTATTTTGGAAAGGAAATAGTGCGTTTGCAAAAACTCAATCCAACTGTACAAAAAACAGTAAGTATAAATGGTGAAGCCGAAAATAAATCGACCACTATTACCGACTGGCAGAAAGAGCTGGCTATTTTTGTAAATGCCGATATCAATAAAACATCGTGGAAGGGAAGTTTTAAAATTGTACAGAAAAATCGTGCAGATGTCTATACTTCAGACAATAAAAAGATTCCGGTAAAAAAAATTGTGGTTGAAAAGAGTGATCTAAAAATTAATAAGGTCGAAATTATTATCGATAATAAAAACATCTTATATCGATCGCAGGATACCCTAACCTACTTTCCCGATAGTCTGTACCAGATAAAAAAACAACAAAAAATCAGGCTGTTAAAACTGAAAAAATACCTGATTATTGGAAAACTGAAATAAAAAAGGAGCCTTGATCGAATCGAGGCTCCTTTTTTTACTTTAAAAGCTTTTTTATTTTAAAGTGGCAATTTGTGCCTTATCATAAGTTACCCAATCGATAATATCTTTTCTAAGTGGTTGCAAAGTGAGTACTTTCTGAAAATCGGCAATTGAATTATTAAAAAGAGCTACGCATGCGGCTTTTTCGTCTTTTTTCTTGGCTTTAAACGATTTAAATATTGCATAGTCTTTATAGGCTAAACCACGGTTCTGAAACATCTGGGTATCTTCTTCACCACTAATTTCAATTGCCTTTGTAAAATCTTTAAGCGATGCCTGATAAAAATTGTCGCGCATGGCACTTAACGATTCTTTCGGATCGTTGGCAATTTTTAACCTGGCTATTCCACGGTAGTAGTAAGCCGAAACCTCATTTGGTTTTATCACTAGTAAGCGGCTATAAGTATCAATACACTTTTCATACTCCCGGTTCTGGAAATACGAATAACCAAGCATCTGCAATACATTTGCATTGTCGGGAGTCTTGGCACTGGCTTTTTCCAATTGTGCAGCGGCTGTTTTATAATCACCTTTCATCATTGCCTGCATGCTTCTTTCGTAGTTACCCTGTGCAAAACTGCCTGTTGATGAAAAAATAATAAGTGCTAAAATCGCCTGTTTAAAATAGTTCATGTATGATTAATAAGTTTAACAAATCTAACGCCCAATACAATATATAGGAGAAATTTTTTGCAATATAATCCTATTCTGATAATTTAAAAGTTTTAATTTCTTTTGTTCAGGCACAAAGTGACCAAACATTAGCTTAAACGCAAAAAAATACATTATATGATATTGAGGGAAATATTTAAATTGCCCTGCCTTTTTAACATAACATTAATATAATTTTTACTTTGGCACAAGAGTTGAAATTGTTAACTTAATATAAAAATTAAACAAAGTGAATACGATCAAGCTGCCAGTTTGTCGTTAGCGGAAAATGTGATAATGAGTAAACAAGATATATTTGATTTCCATACAGCTATGCCAATAATCAATGAAGATACAGAGTTTTTTCCCCTAATGTCTCAACAAGACGAGGAGGAAATGAACAATGAGGAAACGCCCGAAACGTTGGCCATATTGCCTTTGCGAAACACCGTTTTATTTCCAGGAGTAGTGATTCCGATTACAGTTGGAAGAGATAAATCGATTAAACTAATTAAAGAAGCTTACAAGGGAAACAAAATTATTGGCGTAGTTTCTCAAAAAGACGTATCGATAGAAGACCCGACTTTTGAGCAGCTAAACACTGTTGGTACCGTTGCAAACATCATTAAATTGTTGCAAATGCCCGATGGTAACACCACCGTAATTATACAGGGCAAGCAACGTTTCAGCTTAATTGAAGAGGTCCAGAACGAGCCTTACATTAAAGCTGTTGTTAAAAAATTCGAAGAGCAGAAGCATAAAGCAGACAAGGAGTTTAAAACCCTTATTGCGTCTATACGCGAGATGTCGGCACAAATTATTCAGCTTTCGCCAAATATTCCGAGCGAAGCCAGTATTGCGCTTAAAAACATCGAAAGCAATTCATTTTTGATCAATTTCATTTCATCAAACATGAATGCCGAAATGGCCGATAAGCAGAAAATCCTGGAAATGGACAAACTGCAGGAAAGAGCACAAAAAGTGATGGAGCTTTTAATGGTAGAGCTGCAGATGCTGGAACTGAGAAACCAGATCCAATCGAAAGTACGTACCGATTTAGATAAGCAACAACGCGATTATTTCTTAAATCAGCAATTAAAAACCATTCAGGAAGAATTGGGTGGTAACTCTGCCGATTTAGAATTTGATGCTTTACAAGAAAGGGCTAAAAAGAAAAAATGGACCAAAGCTGTCGCTGCACATTTTGACAAAGAATTAGACAAGCTGGGTAGAATGAACCCTGCCGCACCAGATTATTCGGTACAGTTAAATTATTTAGAACTCCTTTTGGATTTGCCATGGAGCGAGTTTACCAAAGATAATTTCGATCTGAAAAGAGCACAGCGTATCCTGGATAAAGATCACTTTGGTTTAGAAAAAGTGAAGCAGCGTATTATCGAATACCTTGCTGTACTGAAACTAAAACAAAATATGAAGGCCCCTATTTTATGTTTAGTTGGTCCTCCGGGAGTTGGTAAAACATCATTGGGCAAATCGATTGCAAAAGCTTTAGGCCGTAAATACGTACGTATGGCGTTGGGTGGTATCCGCGATGAAGCTGAAATCCGCGGTCACCGTAAAACCTATATTGGTGCTATGCCTGGACGTATTATTTCTTCTATCAAAAAAGCAGGTGCAGATAATCCAGTATTCGTATTGGATGAGATCGATAAGGTGGGAACCGACCATCGTGGTGATCCATCGTCGGCTTTACTTGAGGTTTTAGATCCTGAACAAAACAATGCTTTCTACGATCATTATGTAGAAATGGATTACGATTTATCGAACATCCTTTTTATTGCTACAGCAAACTCTTTGAGCACCATACAGCCTGCTTTGTTAGATCGTATGGAGATTATTGAAGTAAATGGTTATACTATTGAGGAGAAAATTGAAATCGCCAAAAAATACCTTTTGCCTAAGCAGAAAGAAAATCATGGCTTACAAACCAAAGATATTACCCTTAAACCTGCGCTGATTGAGAAGGTGATTGAAGATTACACCAGAGAATCGGGTGTGCGTGGCTTGGAGAAAAAAATAGGTTCACTGGTTCGTGGTGTGGCTACAAAAATTGCCATGGAAGAAACTTACGATGCGAACTTAAATCCAGAAGATGTAGAGCGTATTTTAGGTGCGCCGATTTATGATAAGGATTTATACGAAGGCAACGAAGTAGCTGGTGTGGTTACAGGTCTGGCCTGGACAAGCGTTGGAGGTGATATTTTATTTATCGAATCGAGCTTAAGTCCCGGAAAAGGCAAACTTACCTTAACCGGTAACCTTGGCGATGTAATGAAAGAATCGGCTGTAATTGCCCTGGCTTACCTACGCGCACATGCTGCAGAATTTGGCATTGAGTATACCTTATTTGATAATTGGGATGTACACGTGCACGTGCCTGCCGGCGCTACGCCAAAGGATGGTCCTTCGGCTGGTGTAACTATGCTTACGGCATTAACTTCGGCCTTTACCCAACGCAAA is drawn from Pedobacter sp. HDW13 and contains these coding sequences:
- the nadC gene encoding carboxylating nicotinate-nucleotide diphosphorylase; the encoded protein is MDTQLIHQFIKNALTEDVGDGDHTSLSTIPSGTQGKAKLIIKEDGILAGIELALAIFKEVDAELKVDVLLHDGDAVKVGDIALTVSGSTHAILIAERLVLNCMQRMSGIATKTNHIVALLKATKTKILDTRKTTPGLRYLEKWAVRIGGGVNHRIGLYDMILIKDNHVDYAGGISNAIKAAQQYLSNQNKNLQIEIEVRNLDELKQVLAIGGVDRIMLDNFNFENLRAAVALIDGEFTTEASGGITEENVAEYAACGVDFISMGALTHSVKSLDMSLKAY
- the lon gene encoding endopeptidase La; its protein translation is MSKQDIFDFHTAMPIINEDTEFFPLMSQQDEEEMNNEETPETLAILPLRNTVLFPGVVIPITVGRDKSIKLIKEAYKGNKIIGVVSQKDVSIEDPTFEQLNTVGTVANIIKLLQMPDGNTTVIIQGKQRFSLIEEVQNEPYIKAVVKKFEEQKHKADKEFKTLIASIREMSAQIIQLSPNIPSEASIALKNIESNSFLINFISSNMNAEMADKQKILEMDKLQERAQKVMELLMVELQMLELRNQIQSKVRTDLDKQQRDYFLNQQLKTIQEELGGNSADLEFDALQERAKKKKWTKAVAAHFDKELDKLGRMNPAAPDYSVQLNYLELLLDLPWSEFTKDNFDLKRAQRILDKDHFGLEKVKQRIIEYLAVLKLKQNMKAPILCLVGPPGVGKTSLGKSIAKALGRKYVRMALGGIRDEAEIRGHRKTYIGAMPGRIISSIKKAGADNPVFVLDEIDKVGTDHRGDPSSALLEVLDPEQNNAFYDHYVEMDYDLSNILFIATANSLSTIQPALLDRMEIIEVNGYTIEEKIEIAKKYLLPKQKENHGLQTKDITLKPALIEKVIEDYTRESGVRGLEKKIGSLVRGVATKIAMEETYDANLNPEDVERILGAPIYDKDLYEGNEVAGVVTGLAWTSVGGDILFIESSLSPGKGKLTLTGNLGDVMKESAVIALAYLRAHAAEFGIEYTLFDNWDVHVHVPAGATPKDGPSAGVTMLTALTSAFTQRKVKQHLAMTGEITLRGKVLPVGGIKEKILAAKRANIKEIILCKSNRKDILEIKESYIKDLKFHYVSEMSEVIDLALTKNKVKKPLDLSVKVAPIVN
- a CDS encoding tetratricopeptide repeat protein, whose product is MNYFKQAILALIIFSSTGSFAQGNYERSMQAMMKGDYKTAAAQLEKASAKTPDNANVLQMLGYSYFQNREYEKCIDTYSRLLVIKPNEVSAYYYRGIARLKIANDPKESLSAMRDNFYQASLKDFTKAIEISGEEDTQMFQNRGLAYKDYAIFKSFKAKKKDEKAACVALFNNSIADFQKVLTLQPLRKDIIDWVTYDKAQIATLK
- the gpmI gene encoding 2,3-bisphosphoglycerate-independent phosphoglycerate mutase, yielding MVNNKKLALIILDGWGYGKQDNSDAAYAANTPFFDSLLQNYPNSKLEASGEAVGLPAGQMGNSEVGHMNLGAGRVVYQELGRINKAIADRELHNSPVLVNAFDYAKKNNKAVHFIGLVSNGGVHAHIEHLKALCDAANESTVKSYVHAFLDGRDTDPNSGLGFIADLQNHIQNTGAKLATLVGRYYAMDRDNRWERVKQAYDVMVNGIGEKTQDALAAIKKSYDENITDEFLKPVVLTQDNGAPVATIQPDDVVICFNFRTDRGREITTALTQKDFPEQQMHKLPLYYVTMTTYDESFEKVNVIFTKDDLTKTIGEVLADNNKNQIRIAETEKYPHVTFFFSGGREAEFANEKRILIPSPKVATYDLQPEMSAAGITDAITKEMETGWADFICLNFANPDMVGHTGVFEAVVKAVETADKCAETVVKTGLANGYSFILLADHGNSEYMVNGDGSVNTAHTTNLVPCILIDNDYKTIADGKLGDIAPTVLRILGVDIPAEMTGNVLV
- a CDS encoding DUF4783 domain-containing protein; the protein is MIRSLFLLIFSLSSLYRPTAMQADIIDDLSSYFKAGNAKEIAKNFASTIELIIVDEEDVYSKAQGEQILRDFFIKHPPTKTSIFHKINTNPNYRFGVVILSTPKETFRVSITMKKFNTAFSITELRIEPAKD